The nucleotide sequence TATATGCATAAGAAATTAAACACACTAAAGAAGATCCCCAAGGAGCTGAAGAAATTGGGCCAATGGCTTGTTCTCCGCCAGTTTTAATTACTGGATTTCCTGGTAAAAACGGCACTAGTTGTTTTGCAACACAAATAGGACCAACACCTGGACCACCGCCACCATGTGGAATCGCAAAGGTTTTATGAAGGTTTAAGTGACAAACATCAGCACCGATATTTCCAGGATTGGTCAAACCAACCTGAGCATTCATATTGGCACCATCCATATAAACCTGCCCGCCATTATCGTGGATAATCTGAGTAATTTCTTTAATAGCCGATTCGAATACACCGTGAGTAGATGGGTAAGTTACCATTAAAGCTGCAAGATTATCTTTATGCTCAATAGCTTTTTCTCTTAGATCATCAACATCTATATTTCCATTTTCGGTAGCTTTGGTCACTACTACTTTCATTCCCGCCATTACTGCAGAAGCTGGATTGGTTCCGTGTGCAGAAGAAGGAATTAGACAAACATCACGATGTCCCTGGCCTTCAGCTTCATGATACGCTCTAATCACCATTAATCCTGCATATTCCCCTTGTGCACCAGAATTTGGTTGCAAAGAAGTAGCAGAAAAACCAGTAATCTCGGTTAACTGATCTTCCAGTTCTTTAAGAATGATTTGATAACCTTCAGCTTGTTCTACCGGAGCAAATGGATGAATATTTCCCCATTGCGGATTACTAAGCGGAAGCATTTCTGAAGCTGCATTTAGCTTCATGGTACAAGAACCCAAAGAGATCATCGAATGATTTAGTGAAAGATCTTTACGCTCTAATTTTTTGATATAACGCATCAATTCAGTTTCTGAATGGTATGCGTTAAAAACGTCGTGAGTTAAGAAATCTGTTTTTCTAGAAACCGATTCTGGTATTGCGCTGATTTCTTTTAATTCTGAAAGCGCTTCAGTTTCTTTACTGGCTACTTCAGCAAAAATGGAAACTACCGCATTTACATCTTCTGTAGTAGTAGTTTCATTTAACGAAATAACTACAGTTTCAGCATTAGGGTAATAGAAGTTATATTCTTTAGCTTCCGCAGCAGCTTTTATTTTTTCAGCATCTGCTTTTATCTGAAGTGTATCAAAGTATGCTGAATTTACCTGCTCGTATCCTAAACTCTCTAATTGTGAAGCTAAGTTTGTTGTTGAATAATGAACGGTATCAGCAATATATTGTAATCCTTTTGGACCGTGATAAACTGCGTACATTCCTGCCATTACTGCAAGTAAAACCTGTGCAGTACAAATGTTAGAGGTTGCACGATCACGTTTTATATGTTGCTCTCTGGTTTGTAACGCCATTCTTAGCGCACGATTACCATCGGCATCTTTAGTTACACCAATAATACGCCCAGGAAGGTTTCTTTTGTAAGCCTCTTTAGTTGCAAAATAAGCAGCGTGAGGCCCACCGTAACCTAATGGAATTCCAAAACGTTGTGTTGTTCCTACAACTACATCTACTCCCAATTCTCCAGGAGCTTGTAATTTTACTAAGCTTAAAATATCTGCAGCTACAGCTACTTTTATCGAATTTTCATTACAGTTATTTACAAAATCTGCATAATCGAAAATTTGTCCGTGCTTTCCAGGATATTGAATTAAAGCCCCAAAAAATTCAGAAGAATAATCGAATTCGGCGTGGTTGCCAAGTACGATTTCAATACCTAAAAATTCTGCACGGGTTTTAATTAATGAGATGGTTTGTGGTAAAACCTGTTCAGAAATAAAGAACTTATTTACATTATCCTTTTTTTGCTTACGATCTCTAACTGCAAATAGTAAAGCCATAGCTTCTGCCGCTGCAGTAGATTCGTCTAAAAGCGAGGCATTGGCGATTTCCATTCCGGTAAGATCGCTTACCATGGTTTGGAAATTTAGCAAAGCTTCCAATCTTCCTTGAGCAATCTCAGCTTGATAAGGCGTATAAGCCGTATACCAACCCGGATTTTCTAAAACATTACGTTGTATTACCGCAGGCATAATTCCCTGGTGGTAACCTAGGCCAATGTAAGATTTGAAAACCTTATTTTTAGCAGCTAACTTTCCAATATGCTCGGCGTATTGATTCTCACTAAGCGCTTTTGGTAAATTTAGGGGCTGTTTTAAACGAATATCATCTGGGATTGTTTCGTAGATAAGCTGCTCCAAACTATCAACGCCGATAGTCTGTAGCATCTCTTTAAGATTTTCTTCTTTAGGACCAATGTGTCGAAGGGCAAAAGAATCTGTTCTCATCAATATTGTAGTTGTGTTTTGATGGCGCGAAATTACACAATTTCATCGTAAATCTTTAAAGATTAGGCGACACAGTTTTAAAGATTTTTTAACGTCTGATAAAGAAGTATAGCTTAAAATTTTGACGTTCATTTTTCGTAAAAATAAATTGAAATTAGAATTGCCTATTTTAGCCGGGTGAAGTCGCTAAAATATCTTTTTAATCTTTATTTAAATTCCAGTATCCACACCGGGATTGCTGTGGTTTGTTTTACACTGGTCACTTTTTTAGAGTTCGGAATTGCGGTAGATCAAAACCTGCTCTGGTTTATTTTCTTCGGAACGGTTACCAGCTATAATTTTGTAAAATACGCCAGTGTTGCCGGTTTGCATCATTCCAGTCTTGCTGAGAATTTAAAGATTATACAGGTGTTTTCGTTTTTCTGTTTTATAGCCTTATTGTGGTATACACTGAAACAAGATTACAAAACACTTTTCGTTTCGACTATACTGGGAATGTTAACCTTGCTTTACGCAACACCTGTTTTAAAAGGACATCAAAATTTAAGGAATATCGCCGGTATTAAAGTGTTTGTAATAGCAATTACAGCTACCGGAACCGGAGTTTTGTTACCCTTATTACATCATTATGAGATTTCACTTCAGGATAAAATTATAGCTATAATTCAACGAATATTAATACATGTAGTTTTGATGCTTCCTTTTGAAATTAGAGATTTAAGATATGATCATGCATCACTAAAAACCATTCCGCAGCTATTGGGAGTAAAGAACACGAAAATCTTTGGAGGTGTTTTGCTTTTTTTAGCGGTAGGTTTAGAACTTTTTAAAACTAATGCTGTTGAACATAGTTTGCCGGGATTGGCAATATTCGCAGTTTTGGTTATCTTAATGTTGTTGGCCTCGAGAACAAAACAAAACAAATTTTATTCTTCTTTTTGGGTAGAAGCTGCGCCAATATTTTGGGTGCTTATTTTGGTTATTCTAGGTGAGATTTTCTAAGCTCTTCTTCGATAGCTTTACGCCAGCATTCTTTCTCGTCTGGCGAGCAGCACTCTAATTTTGCTTTCTCGATAAGTTTAGTTAAACGCGTATTACGCTCGCTATATTCTCTACAACGAGGACATTCTGATAAATG is from Zunongwangia endophytica and encodes:
- the gcvP gene encoding aminomethyl-transferring glycine dehydrogenase codes for the protein MRTDSFALRHIGPKEENLKEMLQTIGVDSLEQLIYETIPDDIRLKQPLNLPKALSENQYAEHIGKLAAKNKVFKSYIGLGYHQGIMPAVIQRNVLENPGWYTAYTPYQAEIAQGRLEALLNFQTMVSDLTGMEIANASLLDESTAAAEAMALLFAVRDRKQKKDNVNKFFISEQVLPQTISLIKTRAEFLGIEIVLGNHAEFDYSSEFFGALIQYPGKHGQIFDYADFVNNCNENSIKVAVAADILSLVKLQAPGELGVDVVVGTTQRFGIPLGYGGPHAAYFATKEAYKRNLPGRIIGVTKDADGNRALRMALQTREQHIKRDRATSNICTAQVLLAVMAGMYAVYHGPKGLQYIADTVHYSTTNLASQLESLGYEQVNSAYFDTLQIKADAEKIKAAAEAKEYNFYYPNAETVVISLNETTTTEDVNAVVSIFAEVASKETEALSELKEISAIPESVSRKTDFLTHDVFNAYHSETELMRYIKKLERKDLSLNHSMISLGSCTMKLNAASEMLPLSNPQWGNIHPFAPVEQAEGYQIILKELEDQLTEITGFSATSLQPNSGAQGEYAGLMVIRAYHEAEGQGHRDVCLIPSSAHGTNPASAVMAGMKVVVTKATENGNIDVDDLREKAIEHKDNLAALMVTYPSTHGVFESAIKEITQIIHDNGGQVYMDGANMNAQVGLTNPGNIGADVCHLNLHKTFAIPHGGGGPGVGPICVAKQLVPFLPGNPVIKTGGEQAIGPISSAPWGSSLVCLISYAYIKMLGSGGLQKATEHAILNANYIKERLSDHYKTLYSGERGRAAHEMIIDCRPFKDNGIEVTDIAKRLIDYGFHAPTVSFPVAGTVMIEPTESESKAELDRFCDALISIRKEIEELSADDTNNVLKNAPHTIKMLTSSEWSFPYSREKAAFPLEYIADNKFWPTVRRVDEAFGDRNLMCTCPPIEEYMEA